Part of the Acidicapsa acidisoli genome, GGTAATTGAGAGAGCCTTTTGAGCACGAATCAAAGTGTCGCGTTTGATGTCGCGAGTCTCGCGAGCGTGCTCAAGAAGTTCTTTCGACGGTACAGGGCCATTGCGTAGTGTCTCCAGTAGAAACGCTTTGGCCTCTGCCAGCTTGCTCGAACTGTCCTCTACTTGCTCGCCCTCAATCTCAGATAAAATGGATCGTGACGATCCTTCCAACGGCTCACCCCATACGACGCGAGTTGCAATGATTCCGTACCGAAGTGAGACAGGCTCGATTGAATAGCTGAAGCCTCCGGTATCGACTGAGTTGTTGGACTTCGCTCGCGTGAATACTCGCTTCTGCGAATCCTCTTCTTTCGCTGCTACCAGGACCATGCGAGCTAATGCGGCAAACGCTTGCGAGCCGATGACACGCTCGGCAGAATTCCTGCCTGCTGTGCCTTTGGCAAAATGCGTTATGCCCAATACTGCGCAATTCATCTCGGCTGCGAAGTCAACGATGGTTTGCAAGTCGCGTCGAACGTCATTCGCTTTGTGCATATCGCCTGTTACTGCCGTGATGATTGGATCGATGATAAGGAGGGATATTCCGCCTATCGACTTCACGGCTGCTCGCAGGCCATCCATATCAAGAGCAGCATCAAATGGGCAGCGTAAGCCTTGCTCGTCAATTGTTCCACTGATGACTCCATAGCGGGTGTCGTTTGCACCTACGGCCATGAGACGCGGCTTAATCGTATCGGCTGGATCGTCCTCACTACTCCAGATTAGAACATTTCCAGGGTTCGTTAACCGTGAGCCATCTGGCCAATTGCTTCCATTGGTGATGGTTGATGCAAGGTTAAATGCGATGGTTGATTTTCCAGTCCCACCAGCACCAGCAAGCAGAGTCAACTTACCAGAAGGCAGGTATCCATCCCAAAGCCACGTAATAGGCCGCTCGCTTATCTGTGAGCCTTGTAGAAGACTGACGGTACGTTTGCCGCTCGCTGTTACGCTCGACTTGCTTTGCTTTTCCTTGAACCGTGCGAGCATGTTCGCGATTGATTGGCGAACCACTTGCGTCATTGGATCATTCGTCACGGTTGGATGTGATGGACGCGGTTTGCTCATACCTGCGTTGATGCCTGATTCGATGGTTTGCCTTGCAGTCGCTTCGCCATCTTTCGCAATGTAGCCGTTTGCGATGGATGCTTCCCATAGAGCATTTGC contains:
- a CDS encoding AAA family ATPase → MTQVVRQSIANMLARFKEKQSKSSVTASGKRTVSLLQGSQISERPITWLWDGYLPSGKLTLLAGAGGTGKSTIAFNLASTITNGSNWPDGSRLTNPGNVLIWSSEDDPADTIKPRLMAVGANDTRYGVISGTIDEQGLRCPFDAALDMDGLRAAVKSIGGISLLIIDPIITAVTGDMHKANDVRRDLQTIVDFAAEMNCAVLGITHFAKGTAGRNSAERVIGSQAFAALARMVLVAAKEEDSQKRVFTRAKSNNSVDTGGFSYSIEPVSLRYGIIATRVVWGEPLEGSSRSILSEIEGEQVEDSSSKLAEAKAFLLETLRNGPVPSKELLEHARETRDIKRDTLIRAQKALSIT